Proteins co-encoded in one Aspergillus flavus chromosome 2, complete sequence genomic window:
- a CDS encoding signal transducer: MADDNVGQSFAEEEMPVVSLIEGRSKRSTAGRHMSALLNAEADDDLALLFEEVDDDNEFSVNAEEEGGEEDDMGLDSSSDEEDQGPNARSDDYEGETQIQKEEKAEKKKRRAQQDLRFKITSKKVKIDPTAVSAVPAPPRPKKKSERISWIPTPEEGPTRSSSRRQTMQNKELTHARLKDSEEKRIRLIATMEEAAKRKAHLKPKEMTQAERLAEAERVERQNSKSLNRWEEMERRKAEERKAKIEALQNRRLEGPVMSYWSGVATWVDGRLTRLGKVDITPKLEKEDNTRKKSKKSDKEGKAATEQKPADVSTTSSATTQPVPPTISESAAGPVTSGGENTSKETQDPTPTEKTDPLPMKESDAKPEGTTVTATGDSTVSTPSHARSPKPGPGDTQATEPVADAGSQIEEASLPKKTLESEAIENAPESVQTSESRAESKPEETAKDQVPGKEDIQMSDDVSTPKLESQEQGQQGQEQMNQDPTPLEGNDIAVSKDPAVESTTQPAPATVTDPQVVSPPSLPATAATAAAAPDAPTALVPPNQEGEIPAAIQQEQVAPEVQLVQPAITDEEAPQPQIPQRPPVIEHAGRTLTVLENFDDKTAQSREFSIYFNAKKPPRLAKISSSLCVITSLPSRYRDPETALPFANAYAYNEIRNTVAQKYAWSTMLGCYVGPAGVAARGVPERFLDPKAPPPEKVSEKKDSNGDGEPTDGNKDKAGETTKASEGPPNASTPAAATTPTPTPAPAPAPTKATETGAGDPMEVDKT; the protein is encoded by the exons ATGGCGGATGATAATGTCGGCCAATCTTTCGCAGAAGAGGAGATGCCAGTGGTGTCCCTCATTGAGGGACGGTCAAAACGAAGCACAGCGGGGCGCCACATGTCTGCCCTTCTCAATGCCGAAGCCGATGATGACCTTGCTCTTCTATTTGAGGAAGTCGACGATGATAACGAGTTCTCTGTCAATgcagaggaggaagggggcgaggaagatgatatgGGCCTAGACTCATCTTCGGACGAGGAGGACCAAGGGCCCAATGCTCGGTCTGATGACTACGAAGGGGAAACGCAAATacaaaaggaagagaaggcagaaaagaagaagcgaagGGCCCAGCAAGATCTTCGATTCAAAATAACAAGCAAAAAGGTTAAGATAGATCCCACCGCCGTGTCCGCAGTACCTGCCCCCCCTcgaccaaagaagaagtcggAGCGTATTTCATGGATTCCTACGCCCGAGGAGGGGCCCACGCGATCATCCTCACGTCGCCAAACGATGCAGAACAAGGAGCTTACTCACGCACGACTTAAGGATAGTGAGGAGAAGCGCATTCGACTCATAGCGACTATGGAGGAAGcggcaaaaagaaaggcgcACTTGAAGCCCAAAGAAATGACACAGGCCGAGCGCCTTGCCGAAGCTGAAAGGGTTGAAAGACAGAATAGCAAGAGCCTCAACCGATgggaggagatggaaaggagaaaagcggaagaaagaaaagccaaaatCGAGGCCCTTCAAAACCGTCGTCTCGAAGGCCCTGTTATGTCTTACTGGAGTGGCGTAGCTACCTGGGTTGATGGTCGCTTGACGCGCCTCGGCAAGGTCGACATTACACCCAAGCTTGAAAAGGAGGATAATACGCGtaagaaaagtaagaagtCGGACAAGGAGGGGAAGGCTGCGACAGAACAAAAGCCTGCAGATGTCTCTACTACCAGTTCTGCCACGACACAACCCGTACCCCCAACCATTTCTGAAAGTGCTGCAGGACCAGTCACATCTGGTGGGGAAAATACGTCGAAAGAAACACAAGATCCTACACCAACCGAGAAAACGGACCCTCTTCCTATGAAGGAGAGTGACGCGAAACCCGAAGGCACAACTGTTACTGCCACGGGTGACTCTACAGTCTCGACGCCTTCCCATGCTCGATCTCCTAAACCTGGACCCGGTGACACACAGGCCACCGAACCAGTTGCAGATGCAGGGTCACAAATTGAGGAAGCGAGTCTGCCAAAGAAGACACTTGAGAGCGAAGCTATAGAAAATGCCCCAGAAAGCGTACAAACGTCAGAAAGCCGCGCCGAGTCGAAGCCCGAAGAGACTGCAAAAGATCAAGTTCCAGGTAAAGAAGATATACAGATGTCGGATGATGTCTCGACCCCGAAACTTGAGTCACAGGAGCAGGGGCAGCAGGGACAGGAGCAGATGAATCAGGATCCGACGCCCCTTGAAGGGAATGATATTGCTGTATCGAAGGATCCAGCTGTAGAATCTACGACTCAACCAGCCCCTGCCACAGTTACAGACCCTCAGGTTGTTTCacccccttcccttcctgctactgctgctactgctgctgctgccccAGATGCACCTACTGCGCTTGTGCCGCCCAATCAAGAAGGAGAGATACCTGCGGCAATTCAACAGGAACAGGTGGCTCCGGAGGTACAGCTGGTTCAGCCAGCTATTACAGACGAGGAGGCGCCACAGCCCCAAATTCCACAGCGTCCGCCAGTCATTGAACACGCTGGGAGAACCCTCACAGTGCTGGAGAACTTCGATGATAAGACTGCCCAGAGTCGCGAGTTTAGCATTTATTTCAATGCAAAGAAGCCGCCAAGGCTGGCGA AGATCTCTTCGTCACTCTGCGTCATTACATCCCTTCCGTCGCGCTATCGGGACCCCGAAACGGCCCTTCCTTTTGCGAATGCATACGCGTACAATGAAATCCGGAACACCGTCGCTCAGAAGTACGCTTGGAGCACTATGCTCGGATGTTACGTGGGCCCAGCCGGTGTTGCTGCACGGGGAGTCCCCGAGCGATTTCTAGATCCGAAGGCTCCGCCGCCAGAAAAAGTGagtgagaagaaagacagcaATGGTGATGGGGAGCCTACCGATGGAAACAAGGATAAAGCAGGGGAGACAACGAAAGCTTCTGAAGGTCCTCCCAACGCGTCTACTCCAGCAGCTGCTACTACACCTACACCTACGCCTGCACCTGCACCTGCACCTACTAAAGCAACAGAAACTGGAGCGGGCGATCCTATGGAAGTTGATAAAACATAA
- a CDS encoding life-span regulatory factor-domain-containing protein, with translation MTQGNFSFNHRRSHSGSYAPKLRTARPALHRKGTSFVNHSISKLGAGHTRHSESDNDCQSEMAASFLNFCAMCERQITIPDNSRLYCSESCRRKDSHKPLSASFSSNHTMPSSTTPPSSPPMSPRTIVPPMTPTKAPITSTQAIRILGEFHDSKTDQDPSEWKPVIPMDTGSSASRASSDAWQYLSQFHSGSAPVPMRRPRVEHRSSASLFTLLGSTGAPPSLTHTSSTAASSFSSNASESYLSEPAHRPLPPRRKSYFSGSANGAKGVELVVPHMEVRVGDSTVDMNGGSIFPASSGLWGDHNDKCPAIRISGTVPLHTPVRPQ, from the exons ATGACTCAAGGCAACTTTTCTTTTAACCATCGACGCTCTCATTCCGGTTCGTATGCCCCGAAGCTGAGAACAGCCCGGCCGGCACTACATCGGAAGGGCACATCCTTTGTGAATCACTCCATCTCGAAGCTGGGTGCAGGACACACCAGGCACAGTGAATCAGATAACGATTGTCAATCCGAGATGGCGGCCAGTTTTCTCAATTTTTG TGCCATGTGCGAGAGACAGATTACCATACCGGACAATTCTCGCCTTTATTGCAGTGAAAG TTGCCGTCGCAAGGACTCCCACAAACCACTCTCAGCTTCCTTCTCATCGAATCACACCATGCCATCTTCCACCACTcccccatcttctcctcctaTGTCTCCCCGAACCATTGTACCACCTATGACTCCCACCAAAGCTCCTATCACATCGACTCAGGCCATCCGGATACTGGGTGAGTTCCATGACTCCAAGACGGATCAGGACCCGTCCGAATGGAAGCCGGTAATACCCATGGATACCGGTAGTTCAGCCTCGCGGGCTTCATCAGACGCCTGGCAATATCTGTCTCAATTCCATAGCGGTTCTGCTCCCGTTCCAATGCGCCGTCCCAGGGTCGAACACCGCAGCTCAGCCAGTTTGTTCACGCTGTTGGGTAGTACGGGTGCTCCTCCGTCGCTGACGCATACCTCATCTACTGCGGCATCTTCTTTCAGCAGCAATGCTTCTGAGAGCTACCTGAGCGAGCCGGCCCATCGTCCATTGCCTCCACGCCGCAAATCCTATTTCTCGGGTAGTGCTAATGGTGCGAAGGGTGTTGAGCTAGTTGTCCCTCACATGGAGGTTCGTGTTGGGGACTCTACTGTTGACATGAATGGGGGATCCATTTTTCCAGCAAGCAGTGGGCTTTGGGGGGACCACAATGACAAGTGCCCCGCCATCAGGATCTCGGGCACTGTACCCCTCCATACGCCTGTACGCCCGCAGTAA
- a CDS encoding major facilitator superfamily domain-containing protein, with protein sequence MADALQIFFVPYIISDVPSNVLLKRFAPSTWISMLTFFWVRSCCIACMCQGVVNNTSGLFACRFFMGLCEGGFVPGCAYLLSMYYKRHEFQKRFSLLWAAGLVAGAFGGLLAYALYHMHNLGGDSGWRWVFIIGGLAVNYWTEKAKFLSSEEKEVLEELNACDVGEGARMDRLDGATWRRIISDWEAYYLGITVSGYATALFVPSIVNSLGYSDIESQAHSIPIWAVAAVVMMMDGIFPYRSLATSLRLCYIRCRLCEHWIYHIIVPGLLSRGLNVHVRYMAVFFVTTGYYIAQPPNNLSGNYKRAVGLAIQVGFGNIGGIIASNIFNRDDAPLHTVGYGNKKRDQEKRDDRLQLDEDVLNGLGDDDPRFRFSL encoded by the exons ATGGCCGATGCGCTGCAAATCTTCTTCGTCCCCTACATCATATCCGACGTCCCAAGCAATGTCCTTCTCAAGCGATTCGCTCCCTCAACGTGGATCAGCATGTTGACTTTCTTCTGGGTTAGGTCCTGCT GTATTGCATGCATGTGTCAAGGGGTTGTCAACAACACATCGGGTCTGTTTGCATGCCGTTTCTTTATGGGTCTTTGCGAAGGAGGGTTCGTTCCAGGCTGTGCATATCTCTTGTCCATGTATTATAAACGGCATGAATTCCAAAAACGATTCTCCCTCTTATGGGCTGCCGGCCTCGTGGCTGGTGCTTTTGGCGGTCTTTTAGCTTACGCTCTTTATCATATGCATAACTTGGGCGGAGACTCAGGATGGCGCTGGGTCTTCATCATTGGGGGACTTGCTGTCAATT ACTGGACTGAAAAAGCGAAGTTCCTGAGTagtgaagagaaagaagttTTGGAAGAACTCAACGCTTGCGATGTCGGCGAAGGAGCAAGAATGGACCGACTCGATGGTGCTACGTGGAGACGAATCATATCTGATTGGGAGGCCTAT TATCTGGGTATCACTGTTTCCGGGTACGCAACGGCCCTATTCGTGCCCTCCATTGTGAATTCGCTGGGCTATAGCGATATCGAGAGTCAAGCCCATAGCATCCCAATTTGGGCCGTCGCTGCGGTtgtcatgatgatggatggtATCTTTCCTTACAGATCGCTGGCGACATCGCTACGGCTTTGTTATATTCGGTGTCGTCTTTGCGAGCATTGGATATATCATATTATTGTGCCAGGCCTTCTATCTCGAGGGTTGAATGTGCATGTCCGCTACATGGCAGTGTTCTTCGTGACCACTGGATACTATATTGCTCAACCCC CGAACAACCTCAGTGGGAATTATAAGCGCGCTGTTGGTCTTGCTATTCAGGTTGGATTCGGGAACATTGGCGGCATTATAGCGAGCAACATCTTCAACAGGGACGACGCCCCTCTGCACACTGTTGGTTATGGG AATAAAAAGAGGGACCAGGAAAAGCGTGATGATAGATTGCAGCTGGATGAAGACGTATTGAATGGTttgggtgatgatgatcctcGATTCCGGTTCAGCCTGTGA
- a CDS encoding asparaginyl-tRNA synthetase, cytoplasmic (unnamed protein product) has product MTTIYIDEDVGRDDSTATGTESAPYKTLVHAFLQHAPSEGFQYLTRKSQTEPADKDVDKLEWKPATKSAMKKATNLYEQRKKKAAKEQELAIREKQEAEKRRLVLEEAKKIIIKEDTSLPKPVRIRLDVTDPAVVKLGSPESEGPGTRVRVLGRVHRLRSQKDVVFITLTDGYGYLQCILTGDMVKAYDIMTLTLGTSMSIHGEMRAVPPKQHAPNNRELHADFFTIIGRAAGDKEAITTRVAPDSDPQTLYDNRHLVLRGETASAVMKVRAATLRAFRKVFEENRMLEVTPPAMVQTQVEGGSTLFKFDYYGENAYLTQSSQLYLETCLPSLGDVFCVCPSFRAEKSLTRRHLSEYTHIEAELDFITFTDLLDHLEAVICRVIELILAEPETAAFINQLNPDFKPPSRPFRRMKYSDAIQWLIEHEIPNEEGKPHQFGDDIAEAAERKMTDIINQPIFLTHFPAEIKAFYMKKDPEDRRVTESVDVLMPGVGEIVGGSMRMDDWDELMGAYKHEGMDPSPYYWYTDQRKYGTSPHGGYGLGLERFLAWLCARYTVRECSLYPRFTGRCTP; this is encoded by the exons ATGACTACCATCTACATTGACGAAGACGTCGGTAGGGACGACTCTACCGCGACCGGAACCGAATCCGCTCCCTACAAGACGCTTGTGCACGCTTTCTTGCAGCACGCTCCTAGCGAGGGTTTCCAATATTTGACGCGCAAATCCCAGACCGAGCCCGCTGATAAGGATGTCGACAAGCTGGAGTGGAAGCCGGCCACCAAGTCGGCGATGAAGAAGGCCACCAACCTCTATGAACaacggaaaaagaaggccGCAAAGGAACAGGAATTGGCCATCCGTGAGAAGCAGGAGGCGGAGAAGCGCCGCCTCGTCCTGGaggaagcgaagaagatcatTATCAAGGAGGACACCTCCCTCCCTAAGCCGGTCAGAATCCGTCTTGATGTCACTGATCCAGCCGTGGTCAAGCTTGGAAGTCCGGAGTCGGAGGGCCCTGGTACCCGTGTTCGTGTGCTGGGCAGAGTTCATCGCCTTCGTTCCCAGAAGGATGTCGTTTTCATTACCTTGACAGATGGCTATGGCTACCTCCAATGCATCCTGACGGGAGACATGGTCAAGGCCTACGATATTATGACTCTTACCCTCGGAACCTCCATGTCCATCCATGGAGAAATGCGTGCCGTCCCACCTAAGCAGCATGCCCCCAACAACCGTGAACTTCACGCAGACTTCTTCACTATCATCGGTCGTGCCGCCGGTGACAAGGAAGCTATTACCACGCGAGTCGCCCCTGATTCGGATCCGCAGACCCTCTACGACAACCGTCATCTTGTCCTTCGTGGCGAGACCGCTTCCGCTGTCATGAAGGTGCGCGCGGCAACCCTTCGGGCATTCCGCAAAGTTTTCGAGGAGAACCGCATGCTAGAAGTGACCCCACCCGCAATGGTGCAAACGCAGGTTGAGGGTGGTAGTACCCTGTTTAAGTTCGATTACTACGGCGAGAACGCCTATCTCACTCAGTCTTCCCAACTGTACCTGGAAACCTGCCTCCCATCCTTGGGTGATGTCTTCTGTGTTTGCCCGTCATTCCGCGCCGAGAAGTCCCTTACTCGTCGCCACTTGTCAGAGTATACTCACATCGAAGCTGAGCTTGACTTCATCACTTTCACCGATCTCCTAGACCACTTAGAAGCTGTGATCTGCCGTGTCATTGAACTGATCCTGGCCGAACCTGAGACCGCAGCCTTTATCAATCAGCTTAACCCCGACTTCAAGCCCCCAAGCCGTCCCTTCCGCCGCATGAAGTACTCTGACGCCATTCAATGGCTCATCGAGCACGAAATCCCCAACGAAGAAGGCAAGCCCCACCAGTTCGGTGATGACATCGCCGAGGCCGCCGAGCGCAAGATGACCGACATCATCAACCAGCCCATTTTCCTCACCCACTTCCCCGCTGAAATTAAGGCTTTCTACATGAAGAAGGACCCCGAAGACCGCCGTGTCACCGAGAGTGTCGACGTCCTTATGCCCGGTGTCGGTGAGATTGTCGGTGGCAGTATGAGAATGGATGACTGGGACGAGCTCATGGGCGCCTATAAGCATGAGGGCATGGACCCCTCCCCCTACTACTGGTACACTGACCAGCGCAA GTACGGTACCTCCCCTCACGGTGGATATGGTCTCGGTCTCGAGCGATTCCTCGCCTGGCTGTGCGCCCGTTACACTGTCAGGGAATGCAGTTTGTATCCCCGCTTTACTGGCCGTTGCACACCGTAA
- a CDS encoding putative differentiation regulator (RRM domain protein) produces the protein MQTSDASNIPSRLIPSKFSHLNADDTGFSHGAYNSNSLPLQGLTDRNARRANIPAINTAASQNNTDTMAASGTAFDMNFTPLLPSQLLLGSPFQPGTPSAFASPQFTNFGGFSQANASAHAQNHQNQLGSPTQASQNASLYSGMMSADSMGNSQLLGGPQSPVGGMGGLGNAAYGSPAASVTPGLLSGTSRTVYLGNIPAETSAEEILNHVRSGQIESVRLLPDKNCAFISFLDSNSATHFHSDAILKKLAIKGNDIKVGWGKPSQVPTSVALAVQQSGASRNVYLGNLPEEMTEDELREELGKFGPIDTVKIVKEKAIGFVHFLSISNAMKAVSQLPQEAKWQAPKRVFYGKDRCAYVSKTQQQNAAQFLGIAPGYAHILNSADRDLITNALAQQSVAAAAVATSAGGVNNLGNRTIYLGNIHPETTIEEICNVVRGGLLHHIRYIPDKHICFVTFIDPTSAASFYALSNLQGLMIHNRRLKIGWGKHSGPLPPAIALAVSGGASRNVYVGNLDESWSEERLRQDFSEYGEIELVNTLREKSCAFVNFTNIANAIKAIEGMRNREEYKRFKINFGKDRCGNPPRQTGNGGQQNRNGGLEGPQSPSPALNGFQQNLSHSGSGSSPTRSALSPAPGSTGSQNGQQGRHPLQTVTSPSGMLNVGANNPLTMYLNQMSAQQAQEQENRLNDSISLAALQSQSQPAPQQQPLYNGATTSELTNGSIEAPLHQHKPSTSGFLNVTNGSNVPGHHATASTSSLSVPRAQHSRAVSLPSFSQEPFGPISGQAGHSRAGVAHQPQSSFSSFTSALGGLNHAGFGLAIQNENSLPGWAEEEIGAK, from the coding sequence ATGCAAACCTCCGATGCCTCAAACATTCCGAGTCGTTTGATCCCTTCCAAGTTTTCCCACCTCAACGCGGACGATACTGGTTTCTCCCACGGAGCGTACAACTCCAATAGCCTTCCTCTGCAGGGTCTGACGGATCGGAACGCTCGTCGAGCTAATATCCCTGCTATCAATACCGCCGCCAGTCAAAACAACACCGACACCATGGCAGCCTCGGGCACCGCGTTCGACATGAACTTCACTCCTCTGTTGCCGTCCCAACTACTGCTCGGAAGCCCCTTCCAACCGGGAACCCCTTCGGCCTTTGCCTCGCCCCAATTCACCAACTTTGGTGGTTTCTCTCAGGCCAATGCGTCGGCGCACGCGCAAAACCACCAGAATCAGCTGGGAAGCCCAACACAGGCCTCGCAGAATGCTAGTCTGTACTCGGGTATGATGTCCGCCGATAGCATGGGAAACTCCCAATTGCTAGGGGGCCCTCAATCACCAGTTGGTGGTATGGGTGGCTTGGGTAATGCGGCTTACGGAAGTCCCGCCGCGTCGGTAACTCCCGGCCTTCTCTCGGGTACAAGTCGAACCGTGTATCTGGGCAATATTCCAGCGGAAACTTCTGCCGAAGAAATCTTAAATCATGTCCGTAGCGGTCAGATTGAATCTGTGCGCCTGCTCCCTGATAAGAACTGCGCTTTCATCTCCTTCCTGGACAGCAACTCGGCAACGCACTTCCACTCGGATGCAATCTTGAAAAAGCTTGCCATCAAAGGTAATGACATCAAGGTTGGCTGGGGCAAACCCTCGCAGGTGCCCACTTCAGTGGCCTTGGCGGTGCAGCAGTCAGGGGCGTCCCGGAACGTGTACCTAGGCAACTTGCCGGAGGAGATGACAGAGGATGAGTTGCGCGAAGAGCTTGGGAAGTTTGGTCCCATCGATACCGTGAAGATtgtgaaggaaaaggcaattGGCTTTGTACATTTCCTGTCAATCAGCAATGCGATGAAAGCCGTCTCTCAACTACCCCAAGAGGCTAAATGGCAGGCACCTAAGCGTGTCTTCTACGGTAAGGACCGGTGTGCATATGTTTCCAAAACACAGCAACAAAATGCAGCTCAGTTCCTGGGTATCGCACCAGGGTACGCGCACATCCTTAACTCGGCAGATCGGGACCTAATCACGAACGCACTCGCCCAGCAGTCCGTTGCAGCTGCGGCTGTCGCTACATCCGCTGGTGGCGTCAACAACCTGGGCAACCGGACGATCTATCTGGGTAACATCCATCCAGAAACTACCATCGAAGAGATTTGCAACGTAGTGCGTGGTGGCCTTCTGCATCATATCCGTTACATCCCCGACAAGCATATCTGCTTCGTTACCTTCATTGACCCGACCTCGGCCGCCTCCTTCTATGCCTTGAGTAACCTCCAGGGTCTAATGATTCACAACCGTCGCTTGAAGATCGGCTGGGGCAAGCACTCTGGTCCCCTACCCCCAGCTATTGCCCTGGCTGTAAGCGGCGGTGCCTCGCGAAACGTCTATGTCGGCAACCTCGATGAGTCTTGGTCGGAGGAACGCCTTCGCCAAGACTTCTCTGAATATGGAGAGATTGAGCTGGTGAACACATTGCGCGAGAAAAGCTGTGCTTTCGTGAACTTTACCAATATTGCCAATGCCATCAAGGCAATTGAAGGGATGCGGAATAGGGAGGAGTACAAGCGGTTCAAGATCAACTTTGGCAAGGATCGCTGTGGCAACCCGCCTCGCCAGACGGGTAACGGTGGACAGCAAAATCGCAACGGCGGATTGGAAGGCCCGCAATCGCCCTCACCGGCACTCAATGGCTTCCAGCAGAACTTGAGCCATTCTGGCTCCGGGTCCAGCCCAACCCGTTCCGCCCTCTCTCCTGCCCCAGGCTCGACAGGTTCTCAGAATGGCCAGCAGGGTCGGCATCCGCTGCAGACAGTTACATCGCCGTCCGGAATGTTGAATGTGGGGGCCAACAACCCGCTAACCATGTATCTTAACCAAATGTCCGCCCAGCAAgctcaagaacaagagaacCGCTTGAACGACTCTATCTCCCTCGCTGCTCTTCAATCCCAGTCTCAACCGGCACCTCAGCAACAGCCCCTCTACAATGGTGCAACCACCAGCGAGCTCACTAACGGAAGCATCGAAGCGCCGCTGCATCAACACAAGCCGTCCACCAGCGGCTTTTTGAACGTCACCAATGGCTCTAACGTCCCTGGACATCACGCCACTGCCAGCACCAGCAGCTTAAGCGTGCCGCGCGCGCAGCACTCTCGTGCCGTCAGCCTGCCGTCCTTTTCTCAGGAACCCTTCGGTCCTATCTCGGGCCAGGCTGGACATAGCCGTGCAGGTGTAGCTCACCAACCGCAGAGTAGCTTCTCCAGCTTTACATCTGCCCTGGGCGGTCTCAACCATGCCGGTTTTGGCCTGGCGATCCAGAACGAAAATTCGTTACCCGGCTGggctgaggaagagatcggAGCCAAGTAA
- a CDS encoding uncharacterized protein (of unknown function-domain containing protein), whose translation MSLPPEQISIKRRREEEPVDTLYIQSDLHQTKRRFTDFVFQRVQVSAKDLKNGSPSASPVSAAQRSILTPRSVSTSLSPAAPNRATGGVPLVRATSPGAELREEKRLAALRKEAEEKVKRALNSSPGPAQRGTHNESPGRDSVAKTPAAGVSSTSSARGSSASSPSRAQSLRRFQISRSSTPMSPLRSSGGGVQKRKADGVAVLVEKLRRKPHSRQASLVADAAVRADDVGSRDGSDVAEEQPVRLRKRPVVNQAERKWREERKGAILAAKKHISQVLEQGAQARHSNWEDESERLARDFEQIALELEEEMDLETEVSPAETKHDRQSIAERTRAVMPKPPLKYPPRTPNKLRAAGSAERTQGAANPEGSLKIATPAPHHLPSAAGQDDDSDGEYVYDTYIRRPLPDGGQLTNPLADLELNQDEWFRQQGIDTSRQDIGVIVITPEDEEYWEHFAEEDDDEDQWDSEDGDSNAENNPANDYPDEELSWDDEEDDPQAVYSKYRRHQSDDEEFNFDDSSSERFGYGYGYGDRQRAHVDSDDESW comes from the exons ATGTCTCTGCCTCCAGAACAGATCAGTATCAAACGCCGTCGAGAGGAGGAACCGGTGGACACGTTAT ATATTCAGTCTGATCTACATCAGACAAAACGCCGCTTTACAGACTTCGTGTTTCAACGAGTCCAGGTCAGTGCCAAGGATCTGAAAAACGGCTCCCCAAGTGCTTCACCTGTATCAGCGGCGCAGAGGTCTATTCTTACTCCGCGCTCTGTGAGCACCTCTCTATCCCCGGCTGCGCCGAACCGCGCTACTGGAGGGGTTCCCTTGGTCAGAGCCACATCCCCCGGGGCAGAGCTTCGCGAAGAGAAACGTCTCGCGGCCCTTCGgaaggaagccgaggagaaggtgaagagggcTTTGAATTCTTCGCCGGGACCCGCTCAACGCGGCACTCACAATGAGAGCCCAGGTCGAGATTCCGTTGCTAAAACTCCCGCGGCTGGAGTGTCATCCACTTCCAGTGCGCGAGGCAGTTCAGCGTCTTCGCCATCACGGGCGCAGTCGCTGCGACGATTCCAGATTTCGCGGTCAAGTACGCCGATGAGTCCCCTTCGGAGCAGCGGTGGAGGGGTACAGAAGCGTAAAGCAGATGGAGTTGCAGTGCTCGTGGAGAAGCTGCGGCGCAAACCGCATTCACGGCAGGCGTCTCTGGTGGCTGATGCGGCAGTACGAGCGGATGATGTTGGCTCTCGTGACGGTTCTGATGTGGCTGAGGAACAGCCTGTCCGTCTACGGAAGAGACCGGTGGTAAACCAGGCCGAGAGGAAATGGAGGGAGGAGCGTAAGGGGGCGATCTTGGCTGCCAAAAAGCATATCTCGCAGGTGCTCGAACAAGGTGCCCAAGCACGCCACAGCAACTGGGAAGATGAGTCAGAGAGACTGGCTCGGGATTTCGAGCAAATCGCGTtagagctggaggaggaaatggaTTTGGAAACCGAGGTGTCGCCCGCGGAGACGAAACATGACCGTCAATCTATTGCCGAGCGGACTCGTGCGGTGATGCCCAAGCCTCCATTGAAATATCCTCCTCGTACACCCAACAAGCTTCGAGCCGCGGGGTCTGCAGAACGCACGCAAGGGGCGGCGAATCCTGAAGGATCCCTTAAGATTGCCACACCAGCGCCGCACCATTTACCCTCCGCTGCAGGGCAGGATGACGATAGCGATGGGGAGTATGTCTACGATACGTACATACGACGTCCTCTGCCGGACGGAGGGCAGCTTACGAACCCACTAGCGGATTTAGAACTGAACCAGGATGAGTGGTTCCGTCAACAGGGTATCGATACAAGTCGGCAGGACATCGGTGTGATCGTCATCACACcggaggatgaagaataCTGGGAGCATTTTgcagaagaggatgacgatgaagatcaGTGGGACAGTGAAGACGGCGATTCCAATG CTGAAAATAATCCTGCGAATGACTATCCAGACGAAGAACTCTCCTGggatgacgaagaggacgatCCCCAAGCCGTCTACAGCAAGTATCGACGCCACCAGTCGGACGACGAAGAGTTCAACTTTGACGATTCATCCAGTGAGCGCTTTGGGTATGGCTACGGATACGGGGATAGGCAACGGGCGCACGTGGATTCTGATGACGAGAGCTGGTGA